A single window of Halobacillus naozhouensis DNA harbors:
- the ychF gene encoding redox-regulated ATPase YchF, translating to MALTAGIVGLPNVGKSTLFNAITQAGALSANYPFATIDPNVGIVEVPDPRLEKLTELVNPKKTVPTAFEFTDIAGIVKGASKGEGLGNQFLSHIRQVDAICHVVRAFEDENITHVSGQVDPISDIETINLELILADLETVSKRLDRVAKMARQKDKDAVAEYAVLEKLKESLESEIPARAVEFSTDQLKIVKGLHLLTSKPILYVANVSEDEIGEADNDNVKQIREYAAQENAEVIVVCAKIEAEIAELDGEEKQEFLEDLGIEESGLDQLIKATYNLLGLATYFTAGEQEVRAWTFKEGMTAPQAAGIIHTDFERGFIRAETVSYEDLVDAGTMGVARDRGRVRLEGKDYLVKDGDVIHFRFNV from the coding sequence ATGGCATTAACAGCTGGAATTGTAGGGTTGCCTAACGTGGGCAAGTCTACGTTATTTAACGCAATAACGCAGGCTGGAGCATTGTCTGCGAACTATCCGTTTGCCACCATTGATCCAAACGTTGGGATTGTGGAGGTGCCGGATCCTCGATTAGAAAAGTTAACTGAACTGGTCAATCCGAAGAAAACAGTTCCGACAGCATTCGAATTTACCGACATTGCTGGAATTGTTAAGGGTGCCAGTAAGGGAGAAGGACTAGGAAACCAGTTTTTGTCTCATATTCGCCAAGTGGATGCGATTTGTCATGTTGTACGTGCTTTTGAAGATGAGAATATTACACACGTTTCAGGACAAGTAGATCCCATATCAGATATCGAAACAATTAATTTGGAATTGATTTTAGCAGATCTTGAAACTGTTTCTAAACGTTTGGACCGGGTAGCTAAAATGGCTCGCCAAAAAGATAAGGATGCAGTAGCTGAATATGCCGTCCTAGAAAAGCTGAAAGAGAGTCTTGAGAGTGAAATACCTGCTCGAGCGGTTGAATTCTCAACAGACCAGCTGAAGATTGTTAAAGGCCTGCACTTATTAACTTCTAAGCCAATCTTATACGTGGCTAATGTTAGTGAAGATGAAATTGGTGAGGCAGACAATGATAATGTGAAACAAATTCGTGAATATGCAGCTCAAGAGAATGCAGAGGTTATTGTAGTATGTGCAAAAATCGAAGCTGAAATTGCCGAGCTGGATGGTGAGGAAAAACAAGAGTTTCTTGAGGACCTTGGTATTGAAGAATCTGGACTGGATCAATTGATTAAAGCAACATATAACTTGTTAGGACTAGCTACTTATTTTACAGCTGGTGAGCAAGAGGTTCGTGCTTGGACTTTTAAAGAAGGAATGACTGCTCCTCAAGCTGCGGGAATTATCCATACTGACTTTGAACGCGGGTTTATTCGCGCAGAGACAGTTTCTTATGAAGACCTTGTAGATGCTGGGACAATGGGAGTTGCTCGAGATCGTGGCCGAGTTCGTTTAGAAGGTAAAGATTATTTAGTAAAAGATGGCGATGTAATCCATTTCCGATTCAACGTATAA
- a CDS encoding DUF951 domain-containing protein: protein MAEKTYHLNDVVQMKKAHPCGENRWKIIRMGADIRIKCEGCGHSVLIPRKKFETKMKKVLETNEQ from the coding sequence ATGGCAGAGAAAACGTATCATTTAAATGATGTAGTTCAAATGAAGAAAGCACATCCTTGCGGAGAAAATCGCTGGAAAATTATTCGCATGGGTGCGGATATTAGGATTAAGTGTGAAGGATGCGGTCACAGTGTGCTGATCCCGCGCAAGAAATTTGAAACAAAGATGAAAAAAGTACTCGAAACGAATGAACAATAA
- a CDS encoding mechanosensitive ion channel family protein yields MKEAVSEWDKAIEYITGPKLWMELGQGLLQILLILLVSLLIIRIGSKIISKFFENRRRGPFQITARRESTLKKLVINTMTYIVYFTAFIMILEVFGIKIGPLLAGAGVAGLAIGFGAQNLVRDIISGFFIIFEDQFSVGDYVLTSGVEGFVEEIGLRTTKIKSWTGEINILPNGNVTQVTNYSIHNSIAVVDVRIAYENNIEYAEQVISELLEELPERYEQMTAIPELLGVDNLNASDIMMRIISETVPMEHWGVARAIRREVKQRLEEKGVEIPYPRIVMYSRHEEETRQEPS; encoded by the coding sequence ATGAAGGAAGCTGTGTCAGAGTGGGATAAAGCCATTGAATATATTACAGGGCCTAAACTATGGATGGAATTAGGACAGGGCCTGCTGCAAATATTGCTCATTCTATTAGTTTCGTTATTAATTATTAGAATTGGTAGTAAAATTATTTCAAAGTTTTTTGAGAACCGCCGACGCGGCCCATTTCAGATTACGGCACGTCGTGAATCTACCCTCAAAAAACTTGTAATCAATACAATGACATACATCGTTTACTTCACAGCATTTATAATGATATTGGAAGTATTCGGTATCAAAATAGGTCCATTGCTTGCCGGTGCTGGTGTGGCCGGCTTAGCTATTGGTTTTGGCGCACAAAATCTTGTGCGTGATATCATTTCAGGATTCTTTATTATCTTTGAAGATCAATTTTCTGTAGGAGACTATGTACTGACTTCTGGTGTAGAGGGGTTTGTTGAGGAAATCGGTTTACGGACGACTAAAATCAAAAGTTGGACAGGTGAGATCAATATTCTCCCTAATGGAAATGTCACCCAGGTCACCAACTACTCCATTCATAACAGCATTGCTGTAGTTGATGTAAGGATTGCCTATGAGAATAACATTGAATATGCGGAACAGGTCATATCCGAGCTCCTTGAGGAATTACCAGAACGTTATGAACAGATGACGGCAATACCTGAATTGCTAGGTGTAGATAACTTGAACGCTTCAGACATCATGATGAGGATCATTAGCGAAACAGTCCCTATGGAGCACTGGGGCGTGGCTCGTGCCATTCGCAGGGAAGTGAAACAGCGTTTAGAAGAGAAAGGGGTCGAGATTCCTTATCCGCGTATTGTTATGTATTCACGCCATGAAGAAGAAACAAGGCAAGAACCATCATAA
- a CDS encoding YkvI family membrane protein, whose protein sequence is MRAGFKWVCLIIGTTIGAGYASGRELWQFFGQDSSLAILLFSIMFSFCCMSIMRISYEQRASHYLPVLRKVVGKHLTGIYDGMIIIYLFTTTVVMLAGSGATWQAFHFSYRLGVIAIIIPLILLFVWDVKGIVTVNSLVLPLLIGGLLFVLLLFTHDQNLSMFGHIKETSNWKAAFPFTALNVVPLIAVLGAIGNKIESRREIWVASIGSGLLLGVVSYLYNNSLIQISEEIILYEIPLFAILKEYPFEMMIFMSIVMWIAMFTTAASGMLGIVTRFREYLKQPLWILSMITIAIMIPFTSFGFSTLIEYLYPLYGLLNLYVLGSLLLSPFIHRFKIR, encoded by the coding sequence GTGAGAGCAGGTTTTAAATGGGTGTGCTTAATCATAGGAACAACAATTGGCGCTGGTTATGCTTCTGGTAGAGAACTGTGGCAGTTTTTCGGACAAGATAGCAGTCTGGCGATCCTTTTATTTTCGATTATGTTTAGCTTTTGTTGTATGAGTATTATGAGAATCAGCTATGAACAGAGGGCGAGTCATTATCTGCCTGTTCTTAGAAAAGTGGTTGGAAAACACTTGACGGGTATCTATGACGGAATGATTATCATATATTTATTTACAACAACAGTGGTGATGCTGGCGGGGAGTGGAGCAACATGGCAAGCCTTTCATTTTTCCTACCGGTTAGGAGTAATAGCGATTATTATCCCCTTAATCTTACTGTTTGTCTGGGATGTAAAAGGAATCGTGACAGTTAATAGTCTAGTTCTACCATTGTTAATTGGTGGGCTGCTATTTGTTTTACTTCTGTTTACTCATGATCAGAACCTGTCAATGTTCGGACACATAAAGGAGACAAGCAATTGGAAAGCTGCTTTCCCATTTACAGCTCTTAATGTTGTTCCGTTAATAGCCGTTCTTGGGGCTATCGGAAATAAAATTGAAAGTAGGCGTGAAATATGGGTGGCAAGTATAGGTAGCGGTCTTCTATTGGGAGTTGTTTCTTATTTATATAATAATAGTTTGATCCAAATTTCGGAGGAAATCATATTATATGAAATTCCTTTATTCGCTATATTAAAAGAGTACCCGTTTGAAATGATGATATTTATGTCGATCGTAATGTGGATTGCTATGTTTACGACCGCTGCTTCAGGGATGCTCGGAATCGTAACTCGGTTCAGAGAGTATCTAAAACAACCGTTATGGATTCTTTCCATGATAACGATTGCCATTATGATCCCTTTTACATCCTTTGGTTTCTCTACATTGATAGAATATTTATATCCTCTCTATGGATTGCTTAACTTATATGTCTTGGGCTCCCTTCTGCTATCTCCCTTCATACATCGATTCAAAATTCGATAG
- the yyaC gene encoding spore protease YyaC, whose amino-acid sequence MNVKDKFSKGEQRVHVDDPNMSEQLSHYLLESLPKDKQVIIACIGTDRSTGDSLGPLIGSMLRDHSLRTFHVYGTLEHPLHALNLKDTVKAIYRTHPSPFILAIDACLGKNSSIGSVSIGQGTLNPGAALKKDLPPIGDIHISGMVNVGGFMEYVVLQNTRLHHVMNMAAKIAAAIRMAEEKRGRGAYTYQPLIAATKKQQR is encoded by the coding sequence ATGAATGTTAAGGACAAGTTTTCAAAAGGTGAGCAGCGTGTCCATGTAGACGATCCAAATATGAGCGAACAACTAAGCCATTACTTATTGGAGTCCCTTCCTAAAGACAAGCAAGTGATTATTGCTTGCATCGGCACCGACCGATCAACTGGAGATTCATTAGGTCCGTTGATAGGTTCGATGTTGCGCGACCATTCTCTAAGAACCTTCCATGTTTACGGGACATTAGAGCATCCCTTACATGCCCTGAACCTGAAAGATACAGTAAAGGCTATATACCGTACCCATCCATCACCATTCATCCTTGCTATCGATGCCTGCCTTGGAAAAAACTCTTCTATAGGAAGTGTATCTATTGGACAAGGGACCCTTAACCCTGGGGCTGCATTAAAAAAGGATCTCCCGCCTATAGGTGATATTCATATCAGCGGAATGGTTAATGTAGGTGGTTTCATGGAATATGTAGTCCTGCAAAATACCCGCCTGCATCATGTTATGAATATGGCTGCAAAAATTGCTGCAGCCATCCGAATGGCAGAAGAAAAACGCGGGCGCGGGGCTTATACTTATCAGCCTTTAATAGCCGCAACAAAAAAACAGCAACGGTGA
- a CDS encoding DUF554 domain-containing protein, which yields MVLLGTIVNGVCIFVGTLLGLIFTKIPERFKETVMSGVGLAVILIGLQMGFETKNIVVVLLSLLIGAVVGEALHLEERLEYIGRWVERKFTRPEQQSTIAQGFITASLIFVIGALSVIGALDSGLRNDHEVLITKAIIDGFVALVLTSTLGIGVIFSVIPVVLYEGGIALLATQINKWVPQEMLDLFIVEMTSTGGLLIVAIGLNLLKLTKIRVANLLPSLFIVGIIIYVMQWF from the coding sequence ATGGTATTATTAGGTACTATTGTAAATGGAGTATGTATATTTGTTGGTACATTGCTTGGCTTAATTTTCACGAAAATTCCGGAACGGTTTAAAGAAACGGTTATGAGCGGCGTTGGCTTAGCTGTTATCCTGATAGGTTTGCAGATGGGGTTTGAAACGAAAAATATAGTTGTAGTTTTACTTAGTCTGCTAATAGGTGCTGTCGTAGGAGAAGCCCTTCATTTGGAGGAGCGCCTGGAGTATATTGGTCGCTGGGTCGAGAGGAAGTTCACAAGACCTGAGCAGCAGTCAACTATTGCTCAAGGGTTTATTACGGCTTCACTTATCTTTGTTATAGGAGCACTCTCTGTTATCGGAGCTTTAGATAGTGGTCTTCGGAATGATCATGAAGTGTTGATTACTAAAGCAATCATTGATGGATTTGTTGCTTTAGTATTAACTTCTACACTCGGAATAGGTGTGATTTTTTCAGTTATCCCTGTTGTACTTTACGAAGGGGGGATTGCCTTACTGGCGACGCAAATCAATAAGTGGGTCCCCCAAGAGATGCTCGATTTATTTATTGTGGAAATGACGTCAACGGGCGGGTTACTCATTGTTGCAATTGGCTTAAACTTACTTAAGTTGACTAAAATACGGGTGGCAAATTTATTACCCTCATTATTCATTGTCGGAATCATTATCTATGTTATGCAATGGTTTTAG
- a CDS encoding ParB/RepB/Spo0J family partition protein, whose amino-acid sequence MARGLGKGINALFNDMNVKDDEQVHEIKVKNCRPNPYQPRKHFTEEAINELQQSIEEHGILQPLIARKSIKGYEIVVGERRFRAAKQAGLESVPVLVRELTDDEMMELALLENLQREDLTPIEEAHAYQNLIKELGVTQDSLSKRLGKSRSHIANLVRLLTLPQEVSERINDGSLSMGHGRALLGLKDKKKVIPVMKRIESEGLNVRQVEKLILEINEDKPKKDAKEPEKDIFIREREESLKQRLGTGVTIHKGKRKGKIEIEFLNDEDLERILNWLDNS is encoded by the coding sequence ATGGCGAGAGGGTTAGGTAAAGGCATTAATGCGCTATTTAACGACATGAATGTTAAGGACGACGAACAGGTTCATGAAATAAAAGTGAAGAATTGTAGACCCAATCCATACCAACCACGTAAACATTTCACTGAAGAAGCCATTAATGAACTTCAGCAATCTATTGAAGAACATGGAATTCTTCAGCCTTTGATTGCGAGAAAAAGTATAAAGGGTTACGAAATTGTAGTAGGGGAACGGCGCTTTCGTGCAGCCAAGCAGGCGGGACTTGAATCTGTTCCTGTTTTAGTCCGGGAATTGACGGATGATGAAATGATGGAGTTAGCTCTCCTTGAAAATCTTCAGCGTGAAGATTTAACACCTATAGAAGAAGCGCATGCATATCAAAACCTAATCAAGGAATTGGGGGTCACTCAGGACAGTCTTTCTAAGCGACTTGGTAAAAGTCGTTCACATATTGCTAATCTCGTACGATTGCTGACCCTGCCACAAGAGGTCAGTGAACGGATTAATGATGGCTCCTTATCTATGGGGCATGGTCGAGCCCTCTTAGGATTGAAGGATAAGAAAAAGGTTATTCCTGTTATGAAACGTATTGAATCAGAAGGGTTAAACGTACGTCAGGTCGAAAAGCTCATCTTAGAAATAAATGAAGATAAACCAAAAAAGGACGCGAAAGAACCTGAAAAAGATATTTTTATCCGTGAGAGGGAAGAGAGTCTCAAACAGCGTTTGGGGACAGGGGTCACCATTCATAAAGGCAAACGGAAAGGGAAAATTGAGATTGAGTTTCTAAATGACGAGGACCTGGAGCGGATTTTAAACTGGTTGGATAATTCATAA
- a CDS encoding ParA family protein has product MGKVISIANQKGGVGKTTTAVNLSACLAYLNNKVLLVDIDPQGNATSGVGVEKGEVNQCIYDVLVDGVDAPRVRTSTMVENLDAIPATIQLAGAEIELVPTISREVRLKHAIDEVKDEYDYVIIDCPPSLGLLTINSLTASDTVLIPVQCEYYALEGLSQLLNTIRLVQKHLNKDLMIEGVLLTMLDARTNLGLQVIEEVKKYFQDRVYKAVIPRNVRLSEAPSHGKPIILYDAKSRGAEVYLDLAKEVMANGERVR; this is encoded by the coding sequence ATGGGTAAAGTGATTTCCATTGCCAATCAAAAAGGTGGCGTTGGAAAAACAACAACAGCCGTCAATTTAAGCGCATGCCTGGCTTACTTGAACAATAAGGTGCTCTTAGTTGATATTGACCCACAAGGTAATGCTACCAGTGGTGTTGGTGTAGAAAAGGGTGAAGTAAACCAATGTATATATGATGTATTAGTAGATGGAGTTGATGCTCCTCGAGTTCGTACGTCAACAATGGTAGAAAACCTGGATGCCATTCCAGCTACCATTCAGTTAGCTGGGGCGGAAATTGAACTTGTCCCTACAATTTCGAGAGAAGTAAGGCTCAAGCATGCCATTGATGAAGTGAAAGATGAGTATGATTATGTCATTATTGATTGTCCACCTTCATTAGGTCTGTTAACGATTAATTCTTTAACAGCATCAGACACAGTTTTGATCCCTGTTCAGTGTGAGTATTATGCTCTCGAGGGATTAAGTCAGCTGCTTAACACTATTCGTCTTGTTCAAAAGCACCTGAATAAAGATCTTATGATTGAAGGAGTCTTATTGACGATGCTGGATGCTCGTACAAACTTAGGCCTCCAAGTGATTGAAGAAGTGAAGAAGTATTTTCAGGATCGTGTTTACAAGGCAGTTATTCCCCGTAATGTTCGTTTAAGTGAAGCGCCGAGTCATGGCAAACCAATTATTTTATATGATGCCAAATCACGCGGGGCTGAAGTATATTTAGACTTAGCGAAGGAAGTGATGGCAAATGGCGAGAGGGTTAGGTAA
- the noc gene encoding nucleoid occlusion protein — translation MLHPFGRLFGLGDKSESETDSNNNEEEYNPDEVMQVPVESVQPNRYQPRAIFNEEKISELAQTIHTHGMIQPIVVRRLNEDHYELIAGERRWRAVQSLGWETIPAILREMDDAQTASVALIENLQREELTVIEEATAYARLIEIHELTQEALAQRLGKSQSTVANKMRLLKLPESVQRAVMDKVITERHARALIALKEPEYQEKLLDEIIEKQLNVKQTEERIAKLQDPKPKKKKPKLKGVNKDMRIAMNTIRQSLDMVSDTGIDVETNEEDHDEYYQFTIKIPKKKT, via the coding sequence GTGTTACATCCTTTTGGTCGTCTGTTCGGACTGGGTGACAAGTCAGAGTCAGAGACAGATAGCAACAACAACGAAGAAGAATACAATCCTGATGAAGTTATGCAAGTTCCTGTCGAGAGTGTTCAACCGAACCGTTATCAGCCTAGGGCTATTTTTAACGAAGAAAAGATTAGTGAACTCGCCCAGACGATACATACGCACGGGATGATTCAGCCAATTGTTGTGCGTCGTTTGAACGAAGATCATTATGAGTTAATCGCAGGTGAGCGGAGGTGGCGTGCCGTCCAGTCACTTGGCTGGGAAACAATCCCTGCCATTCTTAGGGAAATGGACGATGCTCAAACAGCTTCTGTTGCCTTAATCGAAAACCTGCAACGTGAAGAACTTACCGTGATTGAAGAAGCTACAGCTTACGCACGTTTAATTGAAATTCATGAATTAACTCAAGAAGCTCTTGCTCAAAGACTAGGGAAGAGTCAGTCAACTGTTGCCAACAAAATGCGATTGCTAAAGCTTCCTGAATCTGTACAGCGAGCTGTGATGGATAAAGTGATTACGGAACGCCATGCGCGTGCCCTAATTGCTTTAAAAGAGCCGGAGTATCAGGAAAAGCTTCTAGATGAAATTATTGAAAAGCAACTTAACGTCAAGCAGACAGAAGAGCGAATTGCAAAGCTGCAAGATCCTAAGCCAAAGAAGAAAAAACCGAAGCTTAAAGGTGTCAATAAAGATATGAGGATTGCGATGAACACAATCCGTCAATCTCTAGATATGGTTTCGGATACCGGAATTGATGTTGAAACAAATGAAGAAGACCATGATGAATATTATCAATTCACAATAAAAATCCCTAAGAAAAAAACATAG
- a CDS encoding dipeptidase, producing MNIMNRFPIIDGHNDTLLKLHLEGCSSERLFFSKTSVGHIDLPRARRGGFSAGFFAIFCPNSSGPMLPDFEEYMTEDGYDFPLPQAVDYDYCNHLTNAMVADLYRLEADANEKFKVLRTADELEELIHIETVGAILHFEGAESIDKDLNALHVFYQAGLRSLGLVWSRPNVFAEGVPYRYPSTPDIGSGLTEPGKKLVQECNKLGIMLDLSHLNEKGFWDVMELSDAPLVATHSNAHAICPISRNLTDKQLDAIADSNGVVGVTYAVNMLRPDGKLDTDTPLEMIVKHIEYIADRIGIEHVSLGSDFDGTTIPDELGDVTGVPKVVKLLKDRGFSDDDLSKLTSGNWMRVLKETWK from the coding sequence ATGAATATCATGAATCGGTTTCCAATCATTGATGGTCATAATGATACGTTGTTAAAGCTTCATCTAGAAGGGTGTAGCAGTGAGCGTCTATTTTTTAGTAAAACATCAGTGGGACACATTGATTTACCCAGGGCACGAAGAGGTGGATTTAGTGCCGGATTCTTTGCGATTTTTTGTCCAAACTCGTCAGGGCCAATGCTTCCAGATTTTGAAGAATACATGACAGAAGATGGATACGACTTTCCCTTGCCACAAGCCGTAGATTATGACTATTGTAATCACTTAACAAATGCTATGGTTGCTGATCTTTACCGTCTGGAGGCAGATGCGAATGAGAAGTTCAAGGTACTTAGAACCGCTGATGAATTAGAAGAATTAATACATATTGAAACGGTCGGTGCAATTCTTCATTTTGAAGGAGCCGAATCCATCGATAAAGATCTTAATGCCTTACACGTATTTTATCAAGCTGGTCTTCGTTCACTTGGTCTCGTATGGAGTCGCCCGAATGTATTTGCTGAAGGAGTACCATACCGTTATCCGTCCACACCTGATATAGGATCTGGGCTAACAGAGCCTGGGAAAAAACTTGTACAGGAGTGTAATAAACTTGGAATCATGTTAGATTTATCACATCTTAATGAAAAAGGGTTTTGGGATGTAATGGAATTGTCTGATGCGCCCCTAGTGGCAACTCACTCAAATGCACATGCCATATGTCCGATATCGCGTAATTTAACTGATAAGCAACTGGATGCCATAGCGGATTCTAATGGAGTAGTAGGGGTAACTTATGCCGTAAATATGCTTCGCCCGGATGGAAAGTTAGATACAGATACACCTTTAGAAATGATCGTAAAACATATTGAATATATTGCGGATCGTATTGGCATCGAGCATGTTTCTTTAGGGTCAGATTTTGACGGTACAACGATTCCGGACGAATTAGGCGACGTAACAGGAGTACCAAAGGTAGTTAAATTGTTAAAAGATCGTGGGTTTAGTGATGATGATCTAAGTAAGTTAACGAGCGGAAATTGGATGCGGGTATTGAAGGAAACATGGAAATAA
- a CDS encoding spore germination protein GerW family protein: MDKENSYRSPIAPVFEKLSKQKEISLVYGDPVELGDRKVIPVAKVNYFIGGGGGSSDGTESVQAGRGEGGGGHVSIKPLGVYEMSRQHTTFKPVYNVQRLSMVAAVVSGILIWSLKKLTRSFKRKV; the protein is encoded by the coding sequence ATGGACAAAGAAAATAGCTATCGGTCTCCCATAGCACCTGTTTTTGAAAAATTGTCGAAACAAAAAGAAATTTCATTAGTGTATGGAGACCCTGTCGAACTCGGAGATAGGAAAGTGATCCCAGTGGCGAAAGTTAACTACTTTATTGGTGGCGGGGGAGGAAGTTCAGATGGAACTGAATCAGTTCAAGCTGGTCGAGGCGAGGGCGGAGGCGGACACGTTTCCATTAAGCCTTTGGGTGTTTACGAAATGTCCAGACAACACACCACATTTAAGCCTGTCTATAACGTTCAACGATTATCCATGGTCGCAGCAGTAGTTTCTGGAATACTCATTTGGTCTCTCAAAAAATTAACCAGAAGTTTTAAGAGAAAGGTATGA